The Leifsonia xyli genomic sequence CCCGATCGACGTGTACCAGACCGGTTCGGGCACGTCGTCCAACATGAACATGAACGAGGTGCTGGCGACTCTCGCGTCGGAGCGCCTCGGCCGTCCGGTGCACCCGAACGACCACGTCAACGCCTCGCAGTCGTCGAACGACGTCTTCCCGACGTCGGTGCACATCGCCGTCACCGGCGCGCTCACCGACGACCTGATCCCGGCGCTCGACCACCTCGCGGTCGCGCTCGAGGAGAAGGCCGAGCAGTGGGCGGACGCCGTCAAGAGCGGCCGCACGCACCTGATGGACGCCACCCCGGTCACCCTCGGCCAGGAGTTCGGCGGCTACGCGGCGCAGATCCGCTACGGCATCGAGCGCATCCGCGCCGCCCTCCCTCGCGTCGCCGAGGTCCCGCTCGGCGGCACCGCGGTGGGCACGGGGATCAACACCCCGCTCGGCTTCCCGCAGCTCGTCATCGAGCTGCTGACGCAGGAGACCGAGCTGCCGATCACGGAGGCGCGCAACCACTTCGAGGCGCAGGCCAACCGCGACGCGCTGGTCGAGGCGTCCGGCGCTCTCCGCACGATCGCCGTCTCGCTGACGAAGATCTCGAACGACCTCCGCTGGATGGGCTCCGGCCCGAACACCGGCCTCGGCGAGCTGCACATCCCGGACCTGCAGCCCGGTTCGTCGATCATGCCCGGCAAGGTCAACCCGGTCATCCCTGAGGCTGTTCTCATGGTCGCCTCGCGCGTGATCGGCAACGACGCGACGATCGCCTGGAGCGGCGCCTCCGGCCTGTTCGAGCTGAATGTCGCCATCCCGGTCATGGGCACCGCGCTGCTGGAGTCGATCCGCCTCCTCACGCAGGCCAGCCGCGTGCTCGCCGACAAGACCATCCGGGGCCTGGAGGCCAACCTGGACCGCGCCCGCGCCTTCGCCGAGTCGAGCCCGTCGATCGTCACGCCGCTCAACCGCGTGATCGGCTACGAGGCCGCCGCCAAGGTCGCCAAGCACGCCGTCGCCAAGGGCATCACCGTGCGCGAGGCCGTCATCGACCTCGGCTTCGTCGACCGCGGCGAGGTCACCCTCGAGCAGCTCGACAAGGCCCTCGACGTCCTCTCCATGACCCACCCCGGCTGACCCGCACGCCGGACAGCCCCCGAGCACAGGAGAAACGCTCCCGATCGAGTCGATCGGGAGCGTTTTTCCTGTTGTCGGCGGTGCTGGAAACGGAGGAAGCCGCTGCCGCGTGACGGCGTGTCGACGAGAAAGGGAGGAGTTTGCGAGCGCGCAGACTCGCCGACTCCTCCCTTTCCGACCGCCGGACCCGGCCGCCGGGCTCGCGAACTAGGCGAGCTCGTTGGCCTCCAGCATCTCGGTGACGAGAGCCGCGATCGCGGAGCGCTCGGAGCGGGTCAGGGTGACGTGCGCGAACAGCGGGTGGCCCTTCAGCGTCTCGATCACGCTGGCGACGCCGTCGTGGCGGCCGACGCGGAGGTTGTCGCGCTGCGCGACGTCGTGGGTGAGCACCACGCGCGAGTTCTGGCCGATGCGGCTCAGGACCGTGAGCAGCACGTTCCGCTCCAGCGACTGGGCCTCGTCCACGATCACGAACGCGTCGTGCAGCGACCGGCCGCGGATGTGCGTGAGCGGCAGCACCTCCAGGATGCCGCGGTCCTGCACCTCGTCGAGCACGTTCTGCGACACCAGCGCGCCGAGCGTGTCGAACACCGCCTGGCCCCAGGGGTTCATCTTCTCGCCCTGGTCCCCGGGAGGTAGCCGAGCTCCTGGCCGCCGACGGCGTACAGCGGGCGGAACACCATGATCTTCTTGTGCTGCCGCCGCTCCAGCACGGCCTCGAGCCCAGCGCACAGCGCGAGGGCCGACTTGCCGGTGCCGGCGCGGCCGCCGAGCGACAGGATGCCGATCTCCGGGTCGAGAAGCAGGTCGATCGCGAGACGCTGCTCCGCCGAGCGGCCATGCAGGCCGAAGACGTCCCGGTCGCCACGCACCAGTTTCACCTCGGCGTCCGCGACGACCCGCCCGAGGGCCGAGCCGCGGTCCGAGTGGATGACGAGCCCGGTGTTCACCGGGAGTCCGGCGGCGAGCTCGGTGCGCATCCACTCCTCTTCGTAGAGGGACGCCATCTCGTCGCTGCCGAGGTCGATCGACGCCATGCCTGTCCAGCCGGAGTCGACCGCCTGCTCGTGCCGGTACTCCTCGGCGGCCAGGCCGATCGAGGCGGCCCTCACGCGGAGCGGGAGGTCCTTGGAGACGACCGTCACATCCAGCCCGTCGTTCGACAGGTTGAGCGCGACCGCGAGGATGCGCGAGTCGTTGTCGCCCAGCTGCATGCCGCTCGGAGGACGCTCATGTTGGAGTGGTTGAGCTCCACGCGCAGCGAGCCGCCGTCGCCGACGGGGATCGGGAAGTCGAGCCGTTCGTGCTGCACCCGGAGATCGTCGAGGTTCCGCAGCGCCTGCCGCGCGAAGTACCCGATCTCTGGGTCGTTGCGCTTGCCCTCGAGCTCGCTCACGACGACGACGGGGATGACGACAGCGTGCTCCGCGAAGTTGAAGATCGCCTTCGGGTCGGAGAGCAGCACCGACGTGTCGAGCACATAGGTGCGCTCATCCGTCTTCGCCGCCCCGCCGGTCTGCCGAGTTGCTGCCTGTCGGGTTGCTGATTCCGCCACGACCACTCCCACCCCGCCGGTCCCTCGGGAGCCGGCGGATCTCACTGGCGAGACGGCCGCTGGTTTCGAGACGAACTTTTGTGGCCGTCTCGATCGGGCGCGGTGCCCGATGGCTCGAAACTACGCCCGGCCGCCGACATCGCCGGATGGCGGGGTGGCGTGTCGTGTTTCGTTCAAGTGAACAATCGCCCCCAGTTGTGGGAGCTTGTCAGGCGACCGAGGCGTACGAGGTGAACGCCGCGCGCAGCATGTCCAGCGTCTCCTCCGTCGTGCCGGCGTGGACGCTGATGCGCGCGTTGGTCGCGCGGATCGAGGCGGTCACGCCGTGGTTGAAGAGGGAGGCGCCGAGAGCCGTCAGCTGTTCGGGCAGCGGCTCGAGCACGACCATTCCCGCCCGCTCGTTCGGGCTGCGCGAGGAGGAGACCGGGACGGCGAACTCGTCCGCCAGCTCGAGGACGCGCTCGACGTTGTCGGACACGGCGGCGGCCACCGCATCCACCCCACCGCCGCGACCTCCTCGAGCGCGGCGGCGAAGCGCGCCTCGGCGACGAGATCGGGGTTGGAGACGGAGAAGGCGCCGGCGCCGCGCACGGGCTCGCGCACCTCGTCCCAGGGCTGCTCCGGTCCGGAGCCCGTCCATCCGCTGAACACCGGGGTCAGGTGGTCGATGGCCCGCTCGCTGAGCGCCAGGAAGCCGGTGCCCCAGCCGGCGCGCATCCACTTCTGGCCGCCCGAGACGACGACGTCGGCGACCTCCCACGGGGCGTCCACCACACCGAAGCCCTGAATCGCGTCCACGACGAGCAGGCGGTCGCCGATGACCTGCCGGATGCCGTCGATGTCGGCCAGGTAGCCGGTCCGGGAGTCGACCAGGCTGACCATGACGGCCGCCGTGCTGTCGGTCAGCTGTTCGCGGATACGGGCCGGGGTCACCCGGTCGTGGTCGGTCTCGAGCCACACCGGAGTGATGACGCGGAGGGCCTGGGCGGCGCGCTCGGCGGCGTACGTGAGGGAGGGGAACTCGCCGAGGGACAGCAGCACGTCGCCGCCGGTGAGCCCGAACGCCGCGTGCAGGAGCCCGCTGGAGGCGTTGGGCTGGAACACGATCTGCTCGGAGGGGAACCGGGTCAGCGCGCTCACCGCGTCCCGCACCCGCTCGTCCTCCGCGCGCATCCGCTCGATCGTGCCGAAGCGGGCGCGCGACAGGATCTCGTACTGCCCGAGCGTTTCGGCGCGGACGGTGGCCGACAGCGGGCCGACCCGTCCGTAGTCCAGATAGCCGGGCTCCTCGCCGAACCCTCGGGCGAACTCCTCGATCGTCGTCACGTGACGATTCTGCCGGAAAGGACGGTCAGCCGCCGAAGCGGCGCTGGCGGCGCGAGTAGTCGCGCACGGCGCGAAGGAAGTCGACCTCGCGCAGGTCCGGTCCGAGAGCTTCGACGAAATAGAACTCGCTGTGCGCGCTCTGCCACAGCATGAAGTCGCTGAGGCGCTGCTCCCCCGACGTGCGGATGACGAGGTCGGGATCGGGCTGCCCACCGGTGTAGAGGTGCTGGCCGATGAGGTCGGGCGTGAGCAGGTCGGCGAGCGTCTCCAGGCTGCCGCCTTCGGCGATGTGCGTCGCGACGATGCTGCGCATGGCGTCGGTGATCTCCTTGCGGCCGCCGTAGCCCACCGCGAGGTTGATGTGCATGCCCGTGTTCTCGGCCGTGCGGCGCTCCGCGTCGGCGAGGGCCTCCACGAGCCGGGAGGGGAGACCCGCGGTGGAGCCGACGTGCTTGACCCGCCAGTCCCGGTACTGCGAGACGTCCTCGGCGAGCTGCGCGATGATGTCGATGAGGTCGCCGAGCTCTGAGCTCTCGCGGTTGGTGAGATTGTCGGACGACAGGAGGTACAGCGTCACGACCTCGATGCCGAGCTCGTCGCACCACTCCAGGAACTCGCGCATCTTCGCCGCGCCCGCCCGGTGGCCGTGGGCGACCGTCTCGAGCCCGGCCAGGCGGGCCCACCGACGGTTGCCGTCGATGATCATCGCCACGTGCTGGGGCAGCGCGTCGCGGTTGATGTCGCGCCGGAGCCGCTTCTGGTACAGCCGGTAGAGCAGCCCGCCGGCCATCAGCCGATCCCCCGGCGTCGCGCTTCTGCTCACGCTGCTACGTTAGCGCGGCTGTGCGCACAGCGGCTGCGCGACGTCCAGCTCACAGCATCCCGCCACCCGCCTCCCCTACGCTGGGTGCATGTCGCCTCGCAGAAGCCCGAACCCCGACCGCGCCGCCGGTGCGCGCACCGGGGAGGATGTCGCCGAGCTGCTCTCCGAGCCGACGCCCCTGCTCGATCCGTCCGACGCCGCCGTCCAGGCGGACGAGCGGGAAGCCCGCGACGCCGGCCCCGATCTTCCCAACATCCCTCTGCTCGACGCTTCGCTCGCCAACCCGGCCGACATCAAGCCGACCTGGCGCGGATGGATCCATGCGGCCACCTTCCCGGTCACCATCGCGGCGGGCATCGTCCTGATCTGCCTGGCGCACGGCGCGCCGGCGAAATGGGCGTCGGCGGTGTTCATGCTCACCTCGATGCTGCTGTTCGGCAACTCGGCGCTGTACCACCGCTTCAACTGGCGACCCCGCACCAAGGTCATCCTGAAGCGCATCGACCACGCGAACATCTTCCTGCTCATCGCCGGCACGTACACCCCGCTCGCCGTGCTCGCGCTGCCGCCGGACAAGGGCATCCTGCTGCTCTGCCTGGTCTGGGCCGGGGCGCTCCTCGGGATCGGGTTCCGCGTCTTCTGGATCTCGGCGCCGCGCTGGCTGTACGTCCCGATCTACGTGGCGCTCGGGTGGGCCGCCCTGATGTACATCGTCGATCTGGTGAACGCCAACGTCGCGATGATGGTCCTCGTGCTGGTCGGCGGCATCCTGTACACGATCGGCGCGGTCATCTACGGGATGAAGCGGCCGAACCCGTTCCCCGGCAAGTTCGGCTTCCACGAGATCTTCCACACGCTGACGGTGCTGGCCTTCCTCTGCCACTGGACGGCGACGCTGCTGATCGCGATGCACCCGGCCTACAACGCCGGCTGACACTCAGGTCGGCAGCGCGCGACGTCCCGTTACCTGCTTCATGACCAGTGTGGAGCTGAGCTTTCGCACGCCCGGCAGGGCGCCGAGCGGCCCGTCGAACAGCTCCTGGTAGGCCGTCAGGTCGCGGGTGAGCACGCGCAGCATGTAGTCGGGGTCGCCGAACAGCCGTTCGGCCTGCACGATGTTCGGGATGGCCAGCACGCCCTCCTCGAACGCGCCCACGGTGTCCGGGTCGGTGCGGTCGATGGTCACGAACACGATCGCCTCGAAGTCGAGCCCGACGGCCGACGGCGAGACCACCGCGCGGTACTGCTCGATGACGCCGTCGCGCTCCAGCTCGCGCACTCGGCGGTGGCACGGCGACAGCGTCAGCCCGACGCGGGCGGCGAGGTCGGTGAGGCTGAGCCGGCCGTCCTCCTGCAGTGCGGCAAGGATCTCCCGGTCGATGGCATCCATGCGCTGGATTCTTCCACATGTCAGGTATGTACGCTCGAAAGTAGGGAGCACTTCTCGTTTCGGTTGGCATAGCTTTCCCTTGAACGAGAGGGGATGCCGATGGATCCGGCGCTGGCACTGGGCTTCTGGGGCGTGACCGTGCTGCTCGTCTGCACGCCGGGCGCCGACTGGGCGTATGCGGTCTCGGTCGGGGTCGGCGGCCGGGCGCTCGTCCCGTCGATCGGCGGCATCCTGTTCGGATACCTGGTGGTCGTCTGCGCGGTCGCGGTCGGGCTGGGCGCGCTGGTGGCGGCGAATCCGGTGCTGATGGACGTGCTGACCATCGGCGGAGCGCTGTACCTGCTCTGGCTCGGGATCGGCGGGCTCGTCCGCTCGGCCGCCCCGCTGACCGCGCATGCGGACACCGGCGTCGCCGGATCCTCCCTGGCGTCCTTCCTCCGCGGAGCGGGGGTGAGCGGCTTCAATCCGAAGGGCCTGGTGGTGCTCGTCGCCCTGGTGCCGCAGTTCACGTCGCCTCACGCCGGCTGGGCGCCGGCCGCGCAGATGCTGCTGCTGGGAGGGATGTTCGTCGCGACCTGCGCGATCGTCTACCCGGCGGTCGCGATGCTGGCCCGCCGGCTGCTGGCCGCCCGGCCGCGGGGCACGGTGATCATGGCGCGCGTCTCGGCCATCGCCATGACGCTGATCGGGGTCTCGCTGCTCGCGGAGCGGGTCGCGCAGCTCCGGTGAGACGACGAACGCCCCGGACCGAGCCGGTCCGGGGCGTTCGCGCAGTGTCAGCGGCTCACTGGCCGGTGTAGGTCTCCACCTTGGTGACCTCGACGGCGATCTGGCGGCCGTTGGGGGCGGTGTACTCGGTCTTGTCGCCGACCTTGAGGCCGAGGATCGCCGAGCCGAGCGGGCTCTGCTCGCTGTAGACCGGGAGGTCGGTGCCGGCCGCGATCTCGCGGTTGCCGATGAGGAAGACGCTCTCGTCGCCCGCGATGGTCGCGGTGATGACCGTGCCGGGCTCGACGACGCCGTGGCTCTCCGGCGCGGCGCCGACGGTGGCGCTGCGCAGCAGGTTGGTGAGCTGGACGATGCGGGCCTCGATCTTGCCCTGCTCCTCCTTGGCGGCGTGGTAGCCGCCGTTCTCCTTGAGATCGCCCTCCTCGCGGGCCGCCTCGATCCGCTTCGCGATCTCGTTGCGGCCGTTGACGCTGAGCTCCTCGAGTTCGGCCGAGAGACGGTCGTACGCGTCCTGGGTCAGAAAGGTGACCTGAGAATCCTGGGACATGATGAACTCCTTCGCGCCTCGTGCGGCAACAGCCGCCGGAAGCAGATGGGCCGGTCCTCCGACCGGTGCTAAAGTCGACGCCCCGGCGTTGCCGGGGCGTATCCGCACAATACTAGGTCAGCCAGCAGCTGTTGATCAAACCCGTGTTGGGCGTCATGATCGTCCGGATCGACTCCTTGTACGCGGTGAGGCGCGTGTCCGATCCCGGGTACTGCACGATGCGCCAGCCGACGATCGCGAAGTCCTCGTTGAGGGCCTGGATGGCGCAGGTCACCGGCGTCCCGGGCGGGGCGTTGATGGTGAACGAGATGTCGACGTGGTGGTTGTCGGGGATGGTGTAGGCCGTGTCCGTCGCCTCGAGGTCGGCCTGGTCGTTGTCCCATCCGGCCCAGAACACCCATGCGGTCACGACCGCCACCAGTCCGATCAGAGCGCCGATGACGAGCCAGCGCTGGCGGCGCCTGCGCTGGGGGTGCGGCCGTAGCGGCTGTCGAGCCGGGCGCTGGGGGTCGGGGTCGTCGCCGTCATGCGTGCCGTCCTGTCCGACCTTCCCGCTCGATGGGCCCGCCGTCGGGCGACGGTAGGCTGGAACAAGACTAGGAGACGAAGCTGTGAACACTGCCCCCCGCGCGGCGACCGCGATGCCCGAGACCGACCTGTTCTCCGGGATGGTGGCCGCGTGATCGCCGACGCCCTGCTGCGCGCCTCCGTCCACCTCGCCGCGACGCCCGCCCCGACGCCGTCCGGCGCCCCGGCCGACGACTCCGTCACGCCGGGCGTGCTCGGCTTCGTGGTCACGTTCCTGATCGCGGTGGTCGTCGTGCTGCTCGTCGTCGACATGGTGCGACGCATCCGCCGGGTGCGCTACCGCTCCGAGATCGCCGAGAAGCTGGATGCGGAGCAGAGCGGCGGGGACCGCGCGGCCGGTCCGGAGGACCGCGAGAGCTGACCGCTCGTCAACCGGAGCGGGCTGCTACTCGTCGTCGACGACCGGATCGTACCCGGCCGCACGGAGCGCGTCGATGACGTGGCGACGGTGCTCGGTGCCGCGCGTCTCGACGCTCACGTCGAGCTCGACCTGGCTCAGCTGCATCCCGCGACCGTGGCGTGTGTGCAGCACCTCGACGACGTTGGCGTTCACGCCCGCGAGGATCTCGGCGATGCGCGCCAGCTGGCCCGGGCGGTCCGGCAGCATGATCGTCAGCTTGAGGTAGCGGTCGGACGCGGCGAGGCCCTGGCTGATGACGCGCTGCATGAGCAGCGGGTCGATGTTGCCGCCCGAGAGGATTGCGACCGTGGTGCCGTCGGCCGGGATCGCCCCGGCGAGGATGGCGGCGACGCCCGCGGCGCCCGCCGGCTCCACGACGAGCTTGGCCCGCTCCAGCAGCACGACCATGGCGCGGGCGATGTCGTCCTCGGACACGGTGACCACCTGGTCCACCGCCTCGCGGATGATCTCGAAGTTGAGCGCGCCGGGCCGGCTCACCGCGATGCCGTCGGCGATCGTCGCAACGAGGGCGATGTCGGTCGGCTCCCCCGCCGCCAGCGAGGGCGGGTAGGCCGCGGCGTTCGCCGCCTGCACGCCGATGACGCGCACCTCGCGGCCGTCCCGCGCCGCTCGCTGCTTGACCGCGCTGGCCACGCCAGAGATGAGGCCGCCGCCGCCGATCGGCACGACGATCGTGCGCACGTCCGGCACGTCGTCGAGGATCTCGAGCCCGAGCGTGCCCTGACCGGCCACCACATCCGGATGGTCGAACGGCGGGATGAGGACGGCGCCGGTGTCGGCCGCGAAGTCGGCGGCGGCCCGTAGCGTCTCGTCGACGATGCTGCCGCTGAGCACGACGTCCGCGCCGTACGCGCGCGTCGCCTGGAACTTGGGGATGGCCACGCCCACCGGCATGAAGATGGTCGCGTGGATGCCGAGCTCGCGCGCCGCGAACGCGACGCCCTGCGCGTGATTGCCGGCGGAGGCCGCGACGACGCCGCGGGCGCGCTCCTCGGCGCTCAGCTTCGACATCCGGTTGTAGGCGCCGCGGATCTTGTAGGAGCCGGTGCGCTGGAGGTTCTCGCACTTGAGCAGGACCGGGGCGCCGAGCAGGTCGGCGAGATACCGCGAGCTCTCGATCGGGGTCGGCTGGGCCACGCGGGCGACGATGGCGCGCGCGGACTCGAACTCGTCCAGGCCGGGGCCGGCGAACGGGGTGCGCGTGTGATCGGTCGCGGTTGCCACGGGGTCAGCCTAGCCCCGGTCGTATTCCGCTGGATGTATGCGGTCCCTGCTCAGCGCACCGGCGGCCGTCGCACCGGCCGCGGGACGGTCTGCCAGATCGGCTGCTCGGGTCCCGTCCACTCCGTATCCGGCGGCGAGCTGCGCCACGCTCCACTGGAGATGTAGTGGACCATCACGTTGAGCACGGCCACGAACGGCACCGCGAACAGCGCGCCCGGGATGCCGGCGAGCAGCGACCCGGCGGCGACCGCCAGCACGACGGCGAGCGGGTGCACCTTCACCGCGCTGCCCATGATCAGCGGCTGCAGGATGTGTCCCTCGATCTGCTGCACGAGCAGCACGATCCCGAGCATGATGAGCGCGAACACCCAGCCCTTGAAGACGAGCGCGATGAAGACGGCGAGCGCCCCCGTGACCACCGCGCCGACGACGGGGATGAACGACCCGAGGAACACGAGCACCGCGATCGGGAGCACCAGCGGCAGGCCGAGGAAGAAGGCGCCGAGGCCGATGCCGAGCGCGTCGATCGAGGCGACGAGCACCTGCACCTTGGCGAAGTTGCGGAGGGTGACCCAGCCGGCCTTGCCCGCACCGTCGACGGCGGCCCGCGCGCGCTTCGGGAACACCCGCACGATCCACGACCAGATGCCCGCGCCGTCGATGAGGATGAAGATCGTGCTGAACAGCACCAGGAGCGCCCCCGCGAGCACGTGCCCGACGGTGGTGCCCACCGACAGGGCGCCGGAGAGGAAGACCTGGCCGTCCTGCTGGATCGACGACCCGATCGAGGCCAGGGCGCTGCTGATCTGGTTCTCGCTCAGTCCGAGCGGCCCGCTGGTGAGCCAGGATCGGAGGCCGTTGTATGCGTCCACCGACTGCTTCTGCAGCTCTCCGCTCTGTCGCGTGATCTGCCAGACGGCCAGGTAGACGAGGCCTGCGACCACCACCAGCGTGATGACGAGCACGACGAGGATGGCCAACCACTTCGGCCAGCGGTGCCTCACCAGGAAGTCCTTGAAAGGCACCAGCAGTCCGGCGAGCAGCACGGCGATGAGCACCGGGATGACGATGAGCTTCAGCTGGATGATCAGGAAGATGACGACAGCGATGACCGCACCGACCACGAGCAGGCGCCACGACCACGCGCCGGCGATGCGCATCCCGCGCGGTACGGCCTCGTCGATCGAGGTGGCGGGGTCGACCAGATCACGCCCGCGGCGCTGGAACCAGGACCGGGCGGGCGCGCGATTGCCGGCGGCGACCTCCTCGCCGGGCGTCGGGGCGGCGGCGGGACGGTGCGGTCGGTGTCGGCCATGCCCGCCAGTGTAGGCCGCGGCCGCCCGGGATCCGTGGAGCCCGGGCGCCGCGGTCACCGCCTTCACAGCTGGATGATCAGAGGCGGGTACTCGATGGCCGTGCGGAACCACTGCCAGGTGGACCCGCCGGTCTGCTGGATGGAGGCGTAGGTCACCTGGGTCGGCGGCACGTTCTTCAGCCCGACGACGACCGCGACGTTGCCGTTGACGGTGCGCGCGCCGGTCCCGGTCGTGCTGCCCGCGCCGGCGTAGGCGCCGACGTTCAGGTTCACGGCGCCGTTGGCCGTGATCACGAAGGTCACCACGTAGTCGCCGACGGCCGTGGCCCGTAGTCGCCGGGGCTGAAGTGCACCGACACCCCGGGGCCGCCCGAGGGCGTGGGCCGGTAGGTGAACGACGCGTAGGGGGTGCCCGTCGTGTCCGTCTGCATGATGTCGGACGCGATGAGCGTGAGGTTGGTCCGTCCCTTCCCCACGGTGTGGGTGGGGCTGATGGTGTCGATGGGACGGAACCACGGGAAGGTGATGATCTCGTGCACCGAGACGCGGTGCGCGAGGTCCGTGAGGGACAGGGTTCTCTCGAACGTTGCGGGATCGATGAGCTCAGCGACTTCTGCGTCCTCCCCCGCACGCTCTCCCAGGTCAGGAGTCTCGCTGGACATGCGCGGACTCTACTCCGCGGTCTCTACCCGGCAACAGCCCGTTCTGCGGCGGTCACGGGCGACCCGCTGAGGGAGATGGAGACGCGCTCCCCCGCCTCCGGCCGCTCGCGCGCGCCGTGCTGGACCGACAGCTCGCTGCCGTCCTCCAGCCGCACGCGGGTGCGCCGCAGCGCGCCGAGGAAGCTCGTGGTGAGGACGACGCCGGGGATGCCGTCCGACGCCAGCAGCACGTCCTCCGGGCGCAGGTAGGCGGTGACCGGGCCGTCCGCGACAGTGGAGGCCAGCGGCACCTCCTGGCCGAGCACGCGGAGGCGGCCGTCGGCGACCGTGCCGTCCACGCGGTTGGTCAGCCCGACGAACTCGGCGACGAACGCGGTCGCCGGGCGGTGGTAGAGCTCCTCCGGGGTGCCGATCTGCTCGATCCGGCCGGCGCGCATGACGGCGACGCGGTCGGCGACGGCGAGCGCCTCCTCCTGATCGTGGGTGACGAAGAACGTCGTGATGCCGAGCTCGGTCTGGATGCGGCGGATCTCGTCCCGCAGCTGGACGCGCACTTTCGCGTCGAGCGCCGACAGCGGCTCGTCGAGCAGCAGCACGCGCGGCTCGGTGACCAGCGCGCGAGCGAGCGCGACGCGCTGCTGCTGGCCGCCGGAGAGCTGGTGCGCGTACCGGGCGGCGTGGTGGTCGAGGCCGACCAGCTCGAGGGCGGCGGCCGCGCGGCGGCGGCGCTCGGCGGGTGCGACCTTGCGCATCCGCAGCCCGAACTCGACGTTCTGGCCCGACGTCAGGTGCGGGAACAGCGAGTACGACTGGAACACCATCCCCAGATCGCGCCGGTTGGTCGGCTCGTCGGTGACGTCGCGGCCGTCGATGAGGATGCTGCCGCTGTCCACGCGCTCCAGCCCGGCGAGCGAGCGGAGGGCGGTGGTCTTGCCGCACCCGCTCGGGCCGAGCAGCGCGATGAGCTCGCCAGGCGCCGCGGCCAGATCGAAGCCGGCCAGGCCGGCGCCGCCGCCGAAGTCGCGGACGAGGTCGCGCAGCTCGACGGTCGAGCCGGTGCGGGAGGAGAGCAGAGGGGTTTCGAGGGCGGTCATGTCAGCCTTTCGCGGAACGCCGGCGGCGCACGCTGACGAGGCGGTCGACGACGACGAGGAGGAGGAACGCGAACACCAGCGCGAGGAGCGCGAAGATGACCGCGACGAACGGGTCGGACTGCGACACCAGCAGCAGGGACGTCTGCAGGTTGACGCGGGAGAGCAGCGAGGCGATGGTGAACTCGCCCAGCACCACGGCGACCGACAGCGCCGAGGCTGCGAGGATGCCGCGGCGCAGGTTCGGGACCAGGACGCGCCAGAACACCGTCCACGAGCCGGCGCCGAGCGACCGGGCGGCTTCGCTGAGGGTGATCATGTCGACCGCGGCCACGTTGCTCTGGATGGCCCGGTACGCGTACGGCAGCACGGTGATGCCGTACGCGAAGGCGAG encodes the following:
- the aspA gene encoding aspartate ammonia-lyase (catalyzes the formation of fumarate from aspartate), translating into MGEVRVPKHALYSAQTQRAVENFPISGSVLEPAQIAALARIKKSAALANARLGVLDQDVADAIASAADEVAAGAHDAEFPIDVYQTGSGTSSNMNMNEVLATLASERLGRPVHPNDHVNASQSSNDVFPTSVHIAVTGALTDDLIPALDHLAVALEEKAEQWADAVKSGRTHLMDATPVTLGQEFGGYAAQIRYGIERIRAALPRVAEVPLGGTAVGTGINTPLGFPQLVIELLTQETELPITEARNHFEAQANRDALVEASGALRTIAVSLTKISNDLRWMGSGPNTGLGELHIPDLQPGSSIMPGKVNPVIPEAVLMVASRVIGNDATIAWSGASGLFELNVAIPVMGTALLESIRLLTQASRVLADKTIRGLEANLDRARAFAESSPSIVTPLNRVIGYEAAAKVAKHAVAKGITVREAVIDLGFVDRGEVTLEQLDKALDVLSMTHPG
- a CDS encoding isoprenyl transferase, whose product is MAGGLLYRLYQKRLRRDINRDALPQHVAMIIDGNRRWARLAGLETVAHGHRAGAAKMREFLEWCDELGIEVVTLYLLSSDNLTNRESSELGDLIDIIAQLAEDVSQYRDWRVKHVGSTAGLPSRLVEALADAERRTAENTGMHINLAVGYGGRKEITDAMRSIVATHIAEGGSLETLADLLTPDLIGQHLYTGGQPDPDLVIRTSGEQRLSDFMLWQSAHSEFYFVEALGPDLREVDFLRAVRDYSRRQRRFGG
- a CDS encoding hemolysin III is translated as MPLLDASLANPADIKPTWRGWIHAATFPVTIAAGIVLICLAHGAPAKWASAVFMLTSMLLFGNSALYHRFNWRPRTKVILKRIDHANIFLLIAGTYTPLAVLALPPDKGILLLCLVWAGALLGIGFRVFWISAPRWLYVPIYVALGWAALMYIVDLVNANVAMMVLVLVGGILYTIGAVIYGMKRPNPFPGKFGFHEIFHTLTVLAFLCHWTATLLIAMHPAYNAG
- a CDS encoding AsnC family transcriptional regulator, which produces MDAIDREILAALQEDGRLSLTDLAARVGLTLSPCHRRVRELERDGVIEQYRAVVSPSAVGLDFEAIVFVTIDRTDPDTVGAFEEGVLAIPNIVQAERLFGDPDYMLRVLTRDLTAYQELFDGPLGALPGVRKLSSTLVMKQVTGRRALPT
- a CDS encoding lysine transporter LysE, with product MDPALALGFWGVTVLLVCTPGADWAYAVSVGVGGRALVPSIGGILFGYLVVVCAVAVGLGALVAANPVLMDVLTIGGALYLLWLGIGGLVRSAAPLTAHADTGVAGSSLASFLRGAGVSGFNPKGLVVLVALVPQFTSPHAGWAPAAQMLLLGGMFVATCAIVYPAVAMLARRLLAARPRGTVIMARVSAIAMTLIGVSLLAERVAQLR
- a CDS encoding transcription elongation factor GreA, whose amino-acid sequence is MSQDSQVTFLTQDAYDRLSAELEELSVNGRNEIAKRIEAAREEGDLKENGGYHAAKEEQGKIEARIVQLTNLLRSATVGAAPESHGVVEPGTVITATIAGDESVFLIGNREIAAGTDLPVYSEQSPLGSAILGLKVGDKTEYTAPNGRQIAVEVTKVETYTGQ
- a CDS encoding threonine ammonia-lyase (catalyzes the formation of 2-oxobutanoate from L-threonine), whose protein sequence is MATATDHTRTPFAGPGLDEFESARAIVARVAQPTPIESSRYLADLLGAPVLLKCENLQRTGSYKIRGAYNRMSKLSAEERARGVVAASAGNHAQGVAFAARELGIHATIFMPVGVAIPKFQATRAYGADVVLSGSIVDETLRAAADFAADTGAVLIPPFDHPDVVAGQGTLGLEILDDVPDVRTIVVPIGGGGLISGVASAVKQRAARDGREVRVIGVQAANAAAYPPSLAAGEPTDIALVATIADGIAVSRPGALNFEIIREAVDQVVTVSEDDIARAMVVLLERAKLVVEPAGAAGVAAILAGAIPADGTTVAILSGGNIDPLLMQRVISQGLAASDRYLKLTIMLPDRPGQLARIAEILAGVNANVVEVLHTRHGRGMQLSQVELDVSVETRGTEHRRHVIDALRAAGYDPVVDDE
- a CDS encoding spermidine/putrescine ABC transporter ATP-binding protein; translated protein: MTALETPLLSSRTGSTVELRDLVRDFGGGAGLAGFDLAAAPGELIALLGPSGCGKTTALRSLAGLERVDSGSILIDGRDVTDEPTNRRDLGMVFQSYSLFPHLTSGQNVEFGLRMRKVAPAERRRRAAAALELVGLDHHAARYAHQLSGGQQQRVALARALVTEPRVLLLDEPLSALDAKVRVQLRDEIRRIQTELGITTFFVTHDQEEALAVADRVAVMRAGRIEQIGTPEELYHRPATAFVAEFVGLTNRVDGTVADGRLRVLGQEVPLASTVADGPVTAYLRPEDVLLASDGIPGVVLTTSFLGALRRTRVRLEDGSELSVQHGARERPEAGERVSISLSGSPVTAAERAVAG